From one Lolium rigidum isolate FL_2022 chromosome 4, APGP_CSIRO_Lrig_0.1, whole genome shotgun sequence genomic stretch:
- the LOC124649468 gene encoding probable BOI-related E3 ubiquitin-protein ligase 3 — translation MAFFSHHHLQQPHPAAAPPPPQQHPAPLPFRNALPVPVDGQIPAPYAFFNPPPAFPDQAGQPQLVDPVGLTAAAGMGWRQPREQELLGENSQMSSIDFLQTGSAVSTGLALSLEDRRHGGGGSGAGNSSGDSPLLLLPMLDDDLSREVQRLDADMDRFIRAQNERLRQSILEKVQAKQFEALASVEDKILRKIRDKESEVQNINKRNSELEDQIRQMAGEVGAWQQRAKYNESMISALKYNLEQVCAHQSKDFKEGCGDSEVDDTASCCNGGAVNLQLMPKESNHSKDSTACRVCKSSEACMLLLPCRHLCLCKECESKLSFCPLCQSSKILGMEIYM, via the exons ATGGCCTTCTTCTCCCACCACCATCTCCAGCAGCCCCAccccgcggcggcgccgccgccgccgcagcagcatcCGGCGCCTCTTCCCTTCAG GAACGCGCTGCCAGTGCCGGTCGACGGACAGATCCCGGCGCCCTACGCCTTCTTCAACCCGCCGCCCGCCTTCCCGGATCAGGCCGGGCAGCCACAGC TGGTGGACCCGGTGGGGCTGACGGCCGCGGCGGGCATGGGGTGGAGGCAGCCGAGGGAGCAGGAGCTGCTGGGAGAGAACTCGCAGATGTCGTCCATCGATTTCCTGCAGACGGGCTCGGCGGTCTCGACGGGCCTGGCGCTCTCTCTGGAGGACCGCCGCCacggaggcggcggcagcggggctGGGAACTCCTCTGGCGATTCGCCGCTGCTCCTGCTGCCGATGCTCGATGACGATCTCTCCCGCGAGGTCCAGCGGCTCGATGCTGATATGGACCGGTTCATCAGGGCCCAG AATGAGCGCCTGAGGCAGTCTATATTGGAGAAGGTTCAGGCAAAGCAATTTGAAGCGCTGGCCTCTGTTGAAGACAAGATCCTCCGAAAAATACGGGATAAAGAGTCAGAAGTGCAGAACATTAACAAAAGGAACTCTGAACTGGAGGACCAGATTAGACAAATGGCAGGTGAAGTTGGTGCGTGGCAGCAAAGGGCCAAGTACAATGAGAGCATGATCAGCGCACTCAAGTACAACCTGGAACAGGTATGTGCCCATCAAAGCAAGGACTTCAAAGAAGGCTGTGGCGATAGTGAGGTAGATGATACTGCATCCTGTTGCAATGGTGGTGCCGTCAATTTGCAACTGATGCCGAAGGAGAGTAACCACTCCAAGGATTCGACGGCATGCAGGGTCTGTAAATCAAGCGAAGCATGCATGCTCTTGCTGCCTTGCCGGCATCTTTGCCTGTGCAAAGAGTGCGAGAGCAAGCTGAGCTTCTGCCCCTTGTGCCAGTCCTCCAAGATACTTGGTATGGAGATATATATGTAA